A portion of the Lolium rigidum isolate FL_2022 chromosome 1, APGP_CSIRO_Lrig_0.1, whole genome shotgun sequence genome contains these proteins:
- the LOC124683403 gene encoding uncharacterized protein LOC124683403: MGETGRTSSLLVHILVIALCLTAFGFAIAAERRRSTGSIITDPNNSTYCSYDSDISTGYGVGAFLFLLSGQSLLMGVTKCMCFGQPLAPGGSRAWSIIYFASSWITFIIAESCLIAGATKNAYHTKYRHMIYAGSWTCDSLRKGVFISGAVFVVFTMILNVYFYMYYTKSTSQAAKKTSKAAANVGMAGYA; encoded by the exons ATGGGGGAGACGGGGAGGACCTCCTCCTTGCTGGTGCACATTCTGGTCATCGCCCTCTGCCTCACCGCCTTCGGCTTCGCCATCGCCGCCGAGCGCCGCCGCAGCACG GGTTCAATAATCACCGACCCAAACAATTCCACATATTGCTCTTATGACTCCGATATTTCTACTGGCTATGGTGTTGGTGCTTTCCTGTTTCTCCTTTCTGGCCAGTCGCTTCTTATGGGAGTTACGAAGTGCATGTGCTTTGGTCAACCACTTGCACCCGGTGGAAGCAGAGCCTGGTCCATCATCTACTTTGCATCTTCATG GATCACATTCATAATCGCGGAGTCCTGTCTGATCGCTGGAGCAACGAAGAACGCGTACCACACCAAGTACAGGCATATGATCTATGCAGGGAGCTGGACCTGCGACTCTCTGCGGAAAGGAGTGTTCATCTCGGGGGCAGTCTTCGTGGTGTTCACCATGATTCTGAATGTGTACTTCTACATGTACTACACCAAGTCGACGAGCCAAGCTGCCAAAAAGACAAGCAAGGCTGCCGCCAATGTTGGTATGGCTGGTTATGCATGA